From Phenylobacterium montanum, the proteins below share one genomic window:
- the metF gene encoding methylenetetrahydrofolate reductase [NAD(P)H], with protein MTAAALAIEPDSAPSGSAMGPVARAGERQAAGAGRPLGVSFEFSPPRSPESEEALWKAIRKLEPLAPSFVSVTYGAGGSTRERTHRTVKRINEETALKAAAHLTCVAASRDEVDAVIRDYWEAGVRHIVALRGDPPGSLGGAYEPRADGYANATELAAAISRIAPFEISVGAYPQIHPESSSTAHDIDVLKAKVDAGATRAITQFFFDIDGFLRFHDAVRAAGITIPIVPGIMPVSNFKGLTKMAGPCGIQVPAWLAKLFDGLDNDPDTRRLVACSVAAEMCAKLEEQGFSDFHFYTLNRADLVYALCRMLGVKAAAQETAA; from the coding sequence ATGACCGCCGCCGCCCTCGCCATCGAACCCGACAGCGCCCCCTCAGGCAGCGCCATGGGTCCCGTCGCCCGCGCCGGCGAGCGCCAGGCGGCCGGCGCGGGCCGCCCGCTGGGCGTCTCCTTCGAATTCTCCCCGCCCCGCTCGCCCGAGAGCGAGGAGGCCCTGTGGAAGGCGATCCGCAAGCTGGAGCCGCTGGCTCCCAGCTTCGTCTCGGTCACCTACGGCGCCGGCGGCTCGACCCGGGAGCGCACCCATCGCACCGTCAAGCGCATCAACGAGGAGACGGCCCTGAAGGCCGCCGCCCACCTGACCTGCGTCGCCGCCAGCCGCGACGAGGTCGACGCCGTGATCCGCGACTACTGGGAAGCCGGCGTGCGCCACATCGTGGCCCTGCGCGGCGATCCACCCGGCTCGCTGGGCGGCGCCTACGAGCCGCGCGCCGACGGCTACGCCAACGCCACCGAACTGGCCGCCGCGATCAGCCGCATCGCCCCGTTCGAGATCAGCGTCGGCGCCTATCCGCAGATCCACCCCGAGAGCAGCTCGACCGCGCACGACATCGACGTCCTGAAAGCCAAGGTCGACGCCGGCGCGACCCGCGCCATCACCCAGTTCTTCTTCGACATCGACGGCTTCCTGCGCTTCCACGACGCCGTCCGCGCCGCCGGGATCACCATCCCGATCGTGCCGGGCATCATGCCGGTCTCGAACTTCAAGGGCCTGACCAAGATGGCCGGTCCCTGCGGCATCCAGGTGCCCGCCTGGCTGGCCAAGCTGTTCGACGGCCTGGACAACGACCCCGACACCCGCCGCCTGGTCGCCTGCTCGGTCGCCGCCGAGATGTGCGCCAAGCTGGAGGAGCAGGGCTTCTCCGACTTCCATTTCTACACCCTGAACCGCGCCGATCTGGTCTACGCCCTCTGCCGCATGCTGGGGGTCAAGGCCGCGGCGCAGGAGACCGCCGCATGA
- a CDS encoding homocysteine S-methyltransferase family protein: MTRQDRIAALKAAAKARILILDGSWGVMIQRRGLDEADYRGDRFTHHDGQLKGNNDLLCITRPDIIADLHDQYFAAGADISETNTFSATAIAQADYEMQAAVRDINLRGAQIAREAADRWTAKEPHKPRFVAGSIGPLNRMLSMSSDVNDPGARTVTYDQVYAAYREQVQALHEGGVDLFLIETITDTLNCKAAVKAIMDLEDEGYEPLPIWISGTITDRSGRTLSGQTVEAFWNSVRHAKPFAIGLNCALGADLMRPYIAELARVADTLVAAYPNAGLPNAFGQYDEEPHQTACMLEEWAQSGIVNILGGCCGTTPDHIKHIAEDVKGLKPRAIPERPTALRLAGLEPFELAD, from the coding sequence ATGACCCGGCAAGACCGCATCGCCGCCCTCAAGGCCGCCGCCAAGGCGCGGATCCTGATCCTCGACGGCTCGTGGGGGGTGATGATCCAGCGCCGGGGCCTCGACGAGGCCGACTATCGCGGCGACCGCTTCACCCATCACGATGGCCAGCTGAAGGGCAACAACGACCTGCTTTGCATCACCCGGCCGGACATCATCGCCGACCTGCACGACCAGTATTTCGCCGCCGGCGCCGACATCTCCGAGACCAACACCTTCTCGGCCACCGCCATCGCCCAGGCGGACTACGAGATGCAGGCCGCGGTGCGCGACATCAACCTGCGCGGGGCCCAGATCGCCCGCGAGGCCGCCGACCGCTGGACCGCCAAGGAACCGCACAAACCGCGTTTCGTCGCCGGCTCGATCGGGCCGCTGAACCGCATGCTGTCGATGTCCTCCGACGTCAACGACCCCGGCGCGCGCACGGTCACCTACGACCAGGTCTACGCCGCCTATCGCGAGCAGGTTCAGGCCCTGCACGAGGGCGGGGTCGACCTGTTCCTGATCGAGACCATCACCGACACCCTGAACTGCAAGGCGGCGGTCAAGGCGATCATGGACCTGGAGGACGAGGGCTATGAGCCCCTGCCGATCTGGATCAGCGGCACCATCACCGACCGCTCCGGCCGCACCCTGTCGGGCCAGACGGTCGAGGCGTTCTGGAATTCGGTGCGCCACGCCAAGCCCTTCGCCATCGGCCTGAACTGCGCCCTGGGCGCCGACCTGATGCGGCCCTACATCGCCGAACTGGCGCGTGTGGCCGACACGCTGGTGGCCGCCTATCCCAACGCCGGCCTGCCCAACGCCTTCGGCCAGTACGACGAGGAGCCGCACCAGACCGCCTGCATGCTGGAAGAGTGGGCCCAGAGCGGCATCGTCAACATCCTGGGCGGCTGCTGCGGCACGACGCCCGACCACATCAAGCATATCGCCGAGGACGTGAAGGGCCTGAAGCCGCGCGCCATCCCCGAACGCCCGACGGCGCTGCGGCTAGCGGGGCTGGAGCCGTTCGAATTGGCGGATTGA